One genomic segment of Rhodopirellula islandica includes these proteins:
- a CDS encoding AAA family ATPase — protein MKPAIILSIPFLLALATTTLNASSIPSNMPETRAIDSDLARIERECQTLQNRLTQLRHQVKTARDGVNHAVDATKAIKATDERLIKLIDNLKPYTSVPKVRTIARTLRKNLQRVQEQIHALRKKTDRMEKEVLRPAKENLRELEQSILGGEAKLASYRKTISVWRRDLQTNAARANSIPGGAVAFDATSRLARPTVRSISNTLTETRQSVDRVGNHLTKWNDPVRAFMTMDQSLSKFEKKLAPAEKTAAKLQRTLGKKLSIKIPFSKKTVSFSIREILEKPGKVLGVVLKPLEKLADKVLQPVLKELKLEIKAPSGTANLSSELNQLPSIEASLRREANHLQQQVTMRLQQAFQNWNRVQPGLPRHLTSKTQPPKRPVVQERPAQNPPGSRPGLVRELPAMFLQF, from the coding sequence ATGAAACCCGCCATCATCCTATCGATTCCGTTCCTGCTCGCTCTTGCGACGACCACCTTGAACGCCTCTTCCATCCCCAGCAACATGCCCGAAACGCGAGCCATCGACAGTGACTTGGCTCGGATCGAAAGGGAGTGCCAAACGCTCCAAAACCGCCTCACTCAACTCCGACACCAGGTCAAAACAGCTCGTGACGGGGTGAATCATGCCGTCGACGCAACCAAAGCGATCAAGGCCACCGACGAGCGGTTGATCAAGCTGATCGACAATCTCAAACCCTACACATCGGTCCCGAAGGTTCGCACCATCGCTCGCACGCTTCGCAAGAATCTGCAACGCGTCCAAGAACAGATTCATGCGTTGCGAAAGAAAACGGACCGAATGGAGAAAGAAGTCCTGCGTCCAGCCAAAGAAAACCTGCGTGAACTGGAACAATCGATCCTCGGTGGCGAAGCCAAACTGGCGAGCTACCGCAAGACGATCTCGGTCTGGCGACGCGATTTACAAACCAACGCCGCACGTGCCAACTCGATCCCCGGTGGAGCGGTCGCCTTCGATGCAACCTCGCGACTGGCCCGGCCAACCGTTCGATCGATCTCCAACACACTCACCGAAACACGTCAGTCGGTCGACCGAGTGGGCAACCACCTGACCAAATGGAACGATCCCGTCCGCGCCTTCATGACCATGGACCAATCGCTCAGCAAGTTCGAAAAGAAACTCGCTCCCGCGGAAAAGACCGCCGCCAAATTGCAAAGGACGCTGGGCAAAAAACTCTCGATCAAAATCCCGTTCTCGAAGAAGACCGTTTCCTTCAGCATTCGCGAAATCTTGGAAAAACCGGGCAAGGTCCTCGGCGTCGTCTTGAAGCCACTTGAGAAGCTTGCCGACAAAGTGCTTCAACCAGTCCTGAAAGAATTGAAGCTAGAAATCAAAGCCCCCAGTGGCACTGCCAACTTGAGCAGCGAACTGAATCAACTGCCGTCGATCGAGGCCTCCCTGCGACGCGAAGCCAATCACTTGCAACAACAAGTCACCATGCGGTTGCAACAAGCCTTCCAAAATTGGAATCGCGTTCAACCTGGTCTGCCGCGGCATTTGACATCAAAAACTCAACCACCGAAGCGTCCCGTCGTTCAAGAACGCCCGGCACAAAATCCCCCCGGCTCGCGACCAGGATTGGTTCGCGAACTGCCAGCGATGTTCCTCCAGTTCTAA